A part of candidate division KSB1 bacterium genomic DNA contains:
- a CDS encoding GxxExxY protein, which produces MALIYEDLTHELIGCSFDVHNSLGVGYDENAYHKALERRLGRKGITYLSEARKILMHRDRKVREFKADLIVSDKIILELKALQAKFLRANYVQIISELKLWQMRLGLLVNFGLQKVQIERIPFTEKARTVRENFDYVRDGLSQQERATLAKLRDAVLNVSEIHGLGYDEITCRKLVEAELEFQQIKFQNRYPIKISYEGESIGVFKMKPLLIGNRMICDIKALTDTIDFYDIAKIQSCLKALKLKVGIIVNFGKTALEIRGVRSA; this is translated from the coding sequence ATGGCGCTTATTTATGAAGACTTGACGCATGAGCTTATTGGATGTTCTTTTGACGTGCACAATTCTCTCGGCGTTGGCTATGATGAAAACGCCTATCATAAGGCACTCGAGCGCCGTCTGGGCAGGAAAGGGATCACATATCTTTCAGAGGCACGAAAAATTCTTATGCACCGGGATCGCAAAGTGAGGGAATTCAAGGCAGATCTGATCGTGTCCGACAAAATCATTTTGGAGTTGAAAGCGTTGCAAGCCAAGTTCCTTAGAGCCAACTATGTGCAAATCATTTCCGAATTGAAGCTCTGGCAAATGAGATTGGGATTGTTGGTAAACTTTGGATTGCAGAAAGTGCAAATCGAGCGGATTCCTTTTACAGAAAAGGCGCGGACTGTTCGTGAGAATTTTGACTACGTTCGAGACGGCCTGTCCCAGCAGGAGAGAGCCACTCTGGCGAAACTGCGTGATGCCGTCCTGAACGTATCCGAGATTCACGGGTTGGGTTATGACGAAATAACCTGCCGGAAACTCGTCGAGGCGGAGCTCGAGTTTCAGCAAATCAAATTTCAGAACCGCTATCCAATCAAAATAAGCTACGAAGGAGAATCCATTGGTGTGTTCAAGATGAAGCCGCTCTTGATCGGGAATCGCATGATCTGTGACATCAAAGCTCTCACCGATACAATTGATTTCTATGACATCGCCAAGATACAGTCCTGTTTGAAGGCATTGAAGTTGAAAGTCGGCATCATCGTCAACTTTGGCAAAACCGCACTGGAAATTCGAGGTGTCCGATCCGCTTGA